The following are encoded in a window of Suncus etruscus isolate mSunEtr1 chromosome 16, mSunEtr1.pri.cur, whole genome shotgun sequence genomic DNA:
- the GJD2 gene encoding gap junction delta-2 protein — protein MGEWTILERLLEAAVQQHSTMIGRILLTVVVIFRILIVAIVGETVYDDEQTMFVCNTLQPGCNQACYDRAFPISHIRYWVFQIIMVCTPSLCFITYSVHQSAKQRERRYSTVFLALDREPPESMGGPGGTGGGSGGGKREDKKLQNAIVNGVLQNTETTSKETEPDCLEVKELTPHPSGLRTAARSKLRRQEGISRFYIIQVVFRNALEIGFLVGQYFLYGFSVPGLYECDRYPCIKEVECYVSRPTEKTVFLVFMFAVSGICVVLNLAELNHLGWRKIKLAVRGAQAKRKSVYEIRNKDLPRVSVPNFGRTQSSDSAYV, from the exons ATGGGGGAATGGACCATCTTGGAGAGGCTGCTGGAAGCCGCGGTGCAGCAGCACTCCACTATGATTGGAAG GATCCTGTTGACTGTGGTGGTGATCTTCCGGATCCTCATCGTGGCCATTGTGGGGGAGACGGTGTATGACGATGAGCAGACAATGTTCGTCTGCAACACCCTGCAGCCTGGCTGCAACCAGGCCTGCTATGACCGCGCCTTCCCCATCTCCCACATACGCTACTGGGTCTTCCAGATTATCATGGTGTGCACCCCCAGCCTCTGTTTCATCACCTACTCTGTGCACCAGTCCGCCAAGCAGAGAGAACGCCGCTACTCGACGGTCTTCTTAGCCCTGGACAGAGAGCCCCCTGAGTCTATGGGGGGTCCCGGAGGAACTGGGGGTGGGAGCGGCGGAGGCAAACGAGAAGATAAGAAGTTGCAGAATGCCATCGTCAATGGGGTCCTGCAGAACACAGAGACCACCAGCAAGGAGACGGAGCCAGATTGCTTGGAGGTGAAAGAGCTGACCCCGCATCCATCGGGGCTACGCACTGCGGCCCGCTCCAAACTCCGCAGGCAAGAAGGCATCTCTCGCTTCTACATTATCCAGGTGGTTTTCCGGAACGCCCTGGAGATTGGCTTTCTGGTGGGCCAATACTTCCTCTATGGCTTCAGTGTCCCCGGCTTGTATGAATGCGACCGTTACCCCTGCATCAAGGAAGTGGAGTGCTATGTGTCCCGGCCTACTGAGAAGACGGTCTTTCTAGTGTTCATGTTTGCTGTGAGTGGCATCTGCGTGGTCCTCAACCTGGCTGAACTCAACCACCTGGGATGGCGCAAGATCAAGTTGGCTGTGCGAGGCGCCCAGGCCAAGCGAAAATCCGTCTATGAGATCCGCAACAAAGACTTGCCCAGGGTCAGTGTTCCCAATTTTGGCAGGACTCAATCCAGCGATTCGGCCTACGTGTGA